The sequence below is a genomic window from Monodelphis domestica isolate mMonDom1 chromosome 2, mMonDom1.pri, whole genome shotgun sequence.
aagagagagagaaagaagagagagagagagaaagaaaagaaagagagagagagaggagagagagagagagagagagaaagaaagaaagaaagaaagaaagaaagaaagaaagaaagaaagaaagaaagaaagaaggaaagaaagaaagaaagaaagaaagaaagaaagaaagaaagaaagaaagaaagaaagaaagaaagaaagaaagaaagaaagaaagaaagaaagaaagaaagaagtatatatatgtgtatatatatactgtgtattggctccaaggcagaagagtggtaagggctaggcaatgggggtcaagtgacttgcccaggttcacacagctgggaagtggctgaagccggattcgaacctaggacctcccacctctaggcttggctctcaatccactgagctacccagccgctcaatccactgagagaaagaaagaaagaaagaaagaaagaaagaaagaaagaaagaaagaaagaaagaaagaaagaaagaaagaaagaaagaaagaaagaaagaaagaaagaaagaaagaaagaaagaaaagaaagaaagaaagaaagaaagaaagaaagaaagaaagaaggaaagaaagaaagaaagaaaataagtcttTTCAGCGGGCATTCCCAGAGACAGAGGGATACTTGAGTTAAAACAACAAAGAAAGCCCAAACCAGGACATGGCTTGCCAGAAGAGAGCCTTCATTGAGTTTCTCTGATAGCATGGGTTTAGACTAGAAGTGAAATATGTTCATCAGTCCCAAAAAGTATTTCATGTTAATGTTTTAAGATTCAGCTTCTTAGGGAGAATATAACATGTGGCAGATAACtgtaatgttttaaatatttgtcaaagTATACCTattattttttcatgcttttagCATGTTTGTGgtagaggaaataaatagctgtccttaCTTTCATTGTATATTAAGTGTATTTTCTAAATATGATCCCATTACTTTTTTGGAGTGACTCTGGATGTGAGCCaaacataatttttctttttagagaTTTTTTCAGGTTTTACTCTGGGATGTGAACATAGTGAACCAGAGTATGAGAAAAGCCTTATTCTAATGCTTTAGACAGTCCCCCAAAATTGAACCTAATCTCCTTCAGCATAAAGCTAAGGCCCTTTAGTGAGAGAAGCCCTCCCCCTCATTTTATGCCATAATTCATTGTCTAAAGTTTTGGGCTATACACATATGAATTCCAGTACAGATCAGCACCTTGAAGTGATTCATTAAGTGAGAGGACATCAACATCTTCTCCCAAGTTTGTGTTGTTAGTTTACCTTAACTTAGTCCTTTCTTGAATATTCCACATTTATAAGGAATTCACATTGAAACAGAACCTCATGTGTTTGATCCAACTTTCTTCCAAAGTGCAGTGGGAAGCTAAGAGCTCTCTCAAATCATTCCTTTGCAGCCTAAGGAATGTCTAGGTCCAGAGGTCCAGAACCTCAGGAAGTGTGTCAAGTATTCAAGCTTTTTGACAGAAGCTACATGACGCATATTAATGCAATATTGATGCTGCTGAGGCATTAAATCCTCATTAAATAGGAGCTCATGGGAAAGTTGATCTGAAGTATAGGCAAaacttttggcatttaaagcttgtCATAACTTTGGACCCTTCTTTTCTAGTCTTATGCTTCTTTCTACTCTTTCTAGTCTTATACTTCATTGACTTCCACATATATTCCAGTACAGCTACACAAACTGTTTTCTCTTCCTCTGACATGACTCTTCATCTcttgtctccatgcctttgtagtGTCAACATGACACTACATGAATTTAGGAAttccaaacttgtggcctagtgggatctgattaaccccaattttagatttagcttgtagattggagacccccaaaacttgtccttgttccctgttcccatggaatctaccctgaagggaaatgataatcctggttggatgagataagcatatgctaaggactttctttgttttaggtagagTCCCCTATagtattagaacctttctcaggaaggtcagacctgggcatgaaccatcatttagtaactttgtaagcagcccccttctcCTGCACCCTAGTTtctagcttgattgtatcttgtcagtgtagtttgaacactcccatgttccttgtagccatagttatgtcaatcatctttccctgcccctggatttccaaagggtatataggttccccaagttcttttgttccccggagtccatcctgagtcggtggcactcccaggggctagtgaccagggcgtcttgactctgtgcagtcgtgggaagcagctctgttgtattagtagcgctaaccccttttcccttgattaaagagtgattttgattatttaatagttctgtgtttttttctagttgacagtagTTTTGTCTCAGAAAGAAGAGCTGCTGGAGCAGGAAAGACAGGTCACAaatcaaatggggggggggggacaaacaAGATCCATCCATTAATTGAGGTTCCAGTCTTCGTGTTGTTAGCATATTAAATGAGGAGAGAAATCGTACAGCAAGGAGGAAGCTGTTTATGAATATCATTTTGTCATCAGGTTATTTTGGCCTTTTCTCCCAAAGCCTTCCCAAATTATAGCCTGGAATTGATCCTATTCCTCCCCAGTTCTTCCTTTTTAAACATAAACTCTaattctagagaagaaaataactccAATCTATTGGAAATAGCCAAGTCAGCCCTGAAGAAAGGCTCAATGCTTTGGATTTAAAGTCACACATTGTTctgtttgaaataaaatacctccATCCGAGGGGAACCCAGCGGCGGGGCATGGGAATCACAGTCATGGGTTGGGTCAGAAGATCGGATGGCCGGACGTGAGGACTGAGGGCCGGGCGCAACGACGACACGGAAGTCAGTGCGTACGGCATTACATTAAAGCCATTGgccaaggaaagggaggaggagctTGGGTTTGAAAAgccagggagggaaggggagtggGGCTCTGTACCTTTCTCTGGACTTCCTATGACTTGGAGTTACAGATAGTAAAGTAGTAAAATGCATATTGCCCCAGATCATTCTGGAAGATGGCATAAAGGTCTGCTTTCTCCAGAGTAATTCCTCTGAGTTGTTGCAAAGAAAATGTTATATAGCAGCTCTTCTAAAGAAAAATTCCTACTGATAAACATCTTTTCACAAAGGGAGACTTTTTCACAAAGGGAGGCTTAGAGAACTGAGAATTTCTTTTTAACTACACACATTACTGCACCCTAACATATTACAACTAAATGTTAGCTTTACAGCTAGCTGCAATTGAATTATGTTCACCAATTTAGGAATAAATCGACTAATGAAAATTAAAGAATTGCTTAAGGCATTCAAGTATAAATTACTCCTTAgaataggattttttttcctatcacaCTGCATTTGGAACACGGTAGAGGAGCAATAAATACTTGGCTGATCGGCTGATTGACTGAaaggaactaaagaaaaaaatggtcaaaaaaaatttttgttacaGTGAATAACAGCCTAAAAAGCTCAGTTTTCtcccaaataaatattttctttatccaGTTGCAAGAAACCTCAAATAGTATTTAAAATGATCGAACTATGACACAATGCCAAAGGAATTTTGTCAGCGTTTCCCAAGAAGTCCTATTTGGAGGGAAGGAACAACCAGAAATCGGTGGAGAGGTGCATCAGTCAATCTAACTAGTGTTAAACCCTTCAGGCTTCAAATAATTCATTCAATGATGGACCAATCCTGCATCAGCGCGGAATTTTTGAATGTGCTCTAGTCCAATTAGAAAAGGGCCTGGTCTATAAATACAGcagccctctcctcttctttcagaTAGTCGATAAGATTTCCTTATTTGTTTGTAATGGCTCGTACTAAGCAAACAGCCCGGAAATCTACCGGTGGCAAAGCGCCCCGAAAGCAGCTGGCTACTAAGGCAGCTCGTAAGAGCGCCCCGGCTACTGGCGGCGTAAAAAAGCCTCACCGTTACAGGCCCGGCACCGTGGCGTTGAGAGAGATCCGGCGCTACCAAAAGTCTACCGAGCTGCTGATCCGCAAGCTGCCTTTCCAGCGCCTGGTCCGCGAGATCGCCCAGGACTTCAAGACCGATCTGCGCTTCCAGAGCTCGGCTGTGATGGCTCTGCAGGAAGCTAGTGAAGCTTACCTCGTAGGGCTGTTTGAGGACACAAATTTGTGTGCTATCCACGCTAAGCGCGTGACCATCATGCCCAAAGACATCCAGCTGGCTCGCCGCATCCGCGGAGAGAGGGCTTAAATTCTCGGCAGCCTTTTAAAATGCCGTACCCAAAGGCTCTTTTCAGAGCCACCCACTATTTCCCTAAGTAACTGTAGCACTGAAAACAATTTCTTTAACCTGCCGTTTTCTTAGTTTATTTTCCTACATGATATTTACCTTGGGCTAGTCCAGTTAATGATTGCTTTGACCTCAAGTTTTGGAGCTGGTTCTCCGGTCTGATTGGTCGGTTTTTCCCGGCTACCTTAGGAGAAAGCTTCTTTGTCCTTTTTGCGGGGCAGGGCGGGAATCGTGAATGAAGAAAGTGAACCGGGAACTGAAGTTCCATGGTGCAATTTCAAATACGTTGGCTGCTTTTGCTTTCACAGGAGTCTTTAGACTAGTTtccacaaatgcagaaaagctttGTACGCTCTTATGTCCTTACAAAATTTGTTTGCTGAATTAGAACAAAAACTGGCTCAACCCCCAAAATTATTGTCCTCAGAAACTTGGGCAAAATTTGATAAGCTCAGTTGAAATTTTGTTAAATGCAGCGATGTCAGAGTAAGTACCTGAATTCCCAAATACTACTTATAAAACGGAGATAGTTTTCATTTGCACCtgcttcctcacctataaaatttagataatcaAACTAGAAGTCTAAAATCCTTCCCAGGTCTAAATTCTATATGACATTCTGGTATGTACATGAAAAATTCCATTCATAGATTAGTCTTGATTGCAGGCCCATCACTCTAGTTCGCTGTACCTAACTGCCTCTcgcatttatatagaacctacTAGCTACAAGGTTCTTCATACTTCTTATCTAATTTGACACTAATAACAATCCTGAGGGTAATAATATTCTCTCAATTTTTACAAATTATAAAACTAAgataaagaggttaaatgacttgttcagagtcactaGGGAGATTCCAAATCAGTTCTTCCGGAATgcatttatgaatgaatgaagaatgaaactTTTATTAAGGACTTAGTAAAAAGCACTGTACCTTATAAACCCTAGGGATTCACACGGAAAACTAAAGACAATTCCTTGTTCGCAAAGTGTTTACAGATGTAAAGTCTCATGGtttttacaataaaataaaacaataaacgaCAAAAAGAAAATTGGTCATGGAGTTATTAGTGTTATTTCCACTGATCAAATCAAATAATGCCAAgaactttagcaataagaaattTCTGTGGTGGTAGCACCAGCAAGAGCAGTTACCAAGCTACAGCTCCACAAatattgctttctaaaatgatgGTGGTGGGCATGGGGCTGGAACCACTACTATTTGAAAGGCTATTAGATTCTAGGACCTGAGCTGGTTCCATCaggtgaatctatggcatgaaGAATGCACTCAACCACAACCCACACCCAGTTTATGACTACAAAGGTAGAGCGACTGAGGTGGaactactcccctccccctctccaccatgcctgatgacattttttcacatcccctgcccctctgcccagcagcccacaAGGtggtagagctggaggggaacagagtgctggggggggggggctcttctccccttttctatACTTGATGAGGACaatcctcacttcacctgcccctctgcccagcagcccaatgggagtgcttcctctttcccctctatgCATGCCTGGCACTCAGTGGATAGGTGGGGAACATCACAAGATCTCCAGGCCAGGCaaggcacacagtctctaaaaagttTATTATCACTGATTAGGATCTGAGGTGAGAGAGTGTCAAAGTGGTAGAGGTTTGATTTGCCTGGTGCTTGCTGACTCCTGCAAGGCACCATGCTGCTCCATTGAGGGCAGCTCACTTACTCTGTGGATAGCAAATTTTAGTTGAGCGTTCTATCCATTACACCTCATATTgtattatgaatttattatttttctccttacaATTACTATCATtaatgtcttatttttctttcttatttagagTAGTTAATcgatataatatttgtaatgcatattttaatattaatatagcTAGATGACATAGTGGAATTAAGAGGAGCCGAGTTCAAATCCTCAGCCACTAACTCTGTCAcctagggaaagtcacttaacccaatttatctcagttttctcatctataaaatgacaaaccactccagtatctctgccaaaaaaatcccaggtggagtcaagaagagtaggatatgactgaaatgcctGGACCATAATCTATAGGCATCAACtgtgcttccagttctttgctaccacaaatggTTTTATTATGAGTAGGTACATATGGGACTTTCTGTGTATGACTTGGAGATATATGTCTACTAGTAGAATCTTTTGGTATGGGAGGGTATGGGAAAGTGGCATATACAATGTAGTTATTGCTGTATGCTATAAACACAGAGCTAGTATAATAGGAAAAGCAATGGATCAGGCATCAGAGGACataagccattaaacaaatgagtgcagacAAGGCACCCTGTAAAGGCGGGATCCcaaaaggcgctccaggcattccatatagtgctgaccagcatatgggaagaggaagacatgcccccagaactcagagatgcctccatcgtagccctatacaagaacaaaggctcatgagcagcctgtgacaactacagaggcatctcactactctccactgctggaaagatcctcgctcgtgttatactcaatagactcttgtcatctgtttcagagcagaacctgcctgaatcaccatgtggcttccgaccagatctcagcaccatcgacatggtcttcacagggaggcaaatgcaggaaaaatgccttgagcagaacctgagtctctacattgtcttcatggACCTAACAAAGGCGTTGGACACAGTGAACAGgaacgcattgtgggtgatcctcagcaagcttggctgcccagcaaaattcttcaaactgatccagctctttcatatcaacatgacaggggaagtcctatctggtggagagacttccgatcacttcaacatctccaatggcgtgaaacaagtctgtgtcctcgctccagtactattcaacctatttttcacccaagtattatgacatgctgtgatggatctagacctgggcgtctacatcaaataccgactggatggctcactattcgaccttcgccgcctgactgcaaaaacaaagacaacagagagactcagcctggaagctctctttgcagatgactatgctctcatggcccaccaagaaaatcatcttcaaaccattgtggacaggttctctacagcaacaaaactgttggcctgactatcagcctcagcaaaacagaggtgctgttccaacctgcaccagggaggccaactaaccagccatgcataacTATCAATGGCaagcagctttctaacgtcaacactttcaagtacctgggcagcaccatcgccaacgacgggtccctagaccgcaagattaatgccaggatccaaaaggccagccaggcactcgggcggctgctctccaaagtcttccaacacagcggtgtaagcactgcgacgaagctcaaagtgtacaatgcagtggtcctcagctcgctcctgtatggttgcgagacatggacactgtaccggaagcacatgaagcagttggagcaattccaacATCGCTCTCTCCAGttaatcatgaggatctgatggaaggaccgaatcaccaaccaggaagtccttgacagagccaactccaccagcatcgaagtaatagtcctcaaaacccagctacgatggtctggacacgtcatctgcatggacccacagcgaataccaagacaggtattctatggtgaactgtcagctggactcaggaaacaaggccgaccaaagaaaagattcaaggatcagctaaagtcaagcttgaagtgggctggcattacaccaaagcaactagaactcgctgcctctgacagaagcagctggcgagcctaCATTAACCATGCccccaccacctttgaagatgagcgacgtcaacgccgacaccaggccacaaccgcacctcccataacaactggtgttccatgccccatgtgccacaaactctgcgcctcaatctttggactccaaagccacatgagggtacaccatagatgaaaatgcacaaagacaatagtcattctcggtcactgagaaaCTACCACTATATATATTCAAGGTTACTATTTAAATCAAGAAAGGAGGTTATACTTACTACTTGATGCATTTAAAGCTATTTAGTGGCAAAACTATTCAACAGAGCTTCACCTGTAGTCAGTTCTGAGCCCCCAGATTTTGGAATATACTTGGTAAGATTAAAGCAAAGCCTTTCTTTGTGTCAGGAACTATCCTTTATCCATGATGtgattattgtttagtcatttcaatcatgtccaaatcCTCCTAGCCTCATTTGAGGTTCTCATGGAAAatatactggaatgatttgccattttcttctgaagctaattttatagaaaaggaacagagacttacccaaagtcacagagctaataaatgtctgaggacatatttgaactcaggtagatgaatcttcctgactccaggtctggcgctCTACCCATTTTTCCACCTAACTATTTCCATCATGTGGTACAATTCTCAGTTGGGTAGCTGCTTGATAGGGTATTCAATATTTGTATTCAGTTTGGAGTCTATTGCCATTAAGCTTCACAATCTCTTGTGTCTCTACCAGAACTTTATAGGAATCAAACTGCCCTGTGCCGGTATGATTGCAACTGCCAAGGGACTATCATTTGAGCCAACTTTACAGGCTCACCCCTACTCCTCAACTAAATTTGTTCTAGTAGTAATTTTGACTGCTCAAAAGACTGTGGGCAAAATGCCACCTTTTGAGAGTTTTTCCTGATCTGCATAATGAAGAGGTTAACCTCTTAAGTTAGTTCTTAGGGAGTTCTTAACCTTTGGGGGGGCACAGGTTCCTTTAACAATTCTGTAAAGCTAATGGACCCCTCCATAGTATAATGTTTTGTTACCTGCATTCAAaattgaaggaaatgtcaaatttcaGTCAGAGATTATTTTCATGAAGACATCAACTTTTTTCCCCCATCCCAGTTCAGAGAAGCCTTAAAATTTGATCCATGGACTgtggaccccaagttaagaactatGAGGCTAGAAAATATTAATCAAATCTAAATGCTAGTATCCATTAATATTGGAACTGGAAGGAAACATAGAAAACTCCTATTTAAAGTCCCTTCACTTTACCAATGTGAAAAATCTGTAGGTAATCAATGAGTATTtgctgaattaattaattaattaattaattctggAGTGCCTTAACTTCTGGTTCTTCTGCTTTGCCTGAGGATGTTTGCCTTGACCCATCCTACTCTTTTCCCTATAAAGAGTTGTCAGCTCCCTGCAAATAAACATGCTGGCCATGTGCTTCATTTATACCTATTCATCCACACTGTGTGTGTTTGTTCTAGGCTTTGGTCAATGCCTTTAGAAATGTGTACTGTTGGTCACAAGAGAGAGCACAAAGATAAGCCAGGCAAAGTTCAATAGTATATAAAACACATAGCTCCTGTGTTTTCCTCTGGGGGCAGGACAAAAAGTCCATCTTCTTCAGTGTACAGACcatttcaacaaaatataaggTGGGGGACATTCTGAAAAGGAATGTACTCCTACTCTTGGAATAAAACACTTTAGGCCTCTCAGATTAGGCCACATAAACTAGGATTTGGGGGGCAGCTTTGCaggaaaggcaaagaaaggggCATTCCTGTGACTTGGAAATATCCAGCAGGCTCAGGGTTGCAATGAGGACACTAGCTCAATTGGCTCTTCTCTTGCCCCTCCTAAGGGCAGTGGTCCTTCAGGAGGGACCATCTTGTGAGTCTAAGGGTAGTGATTAGCAGATGGCGTGGGTCAATGGGAAAAAGACAGGAGTGAAGAAGTGGTTCAATTCTATCTCCATACTCTCTCTCACTCCCACCTCTTTTCTCCAAAGAGCCATGAGAGGCTAGGAGAAAGAGATCTAATACTCCTTTAAACTCTCCTTTCCTATttgattttcctccttctccctacTTAGCCTGGATCCTTCAACTATCACTGTTTCCTTCTTAACTCTGTTCTCCTAGCACTGCCCTAATCATTttactaataataattttaaattaaattttcatagtgctttaataatattttagttgatCCTGGAAAAGCAAAAAACCCTCTGATCTTTTTCATAAGCAAAGGATCATTAATTTGGAGTAGAATGGTCTTTACAGGCAACCTTGTCttagtccctcattttacatatgaggaaagtgagagctagagaaattaaaggacttgtccaaagtcacacaacatTTTGAAAGAGTTGTAACAGTGATTCTGAGTATAtaagtctctttccttccttcctttccctatccTAAACTGTTTCATCTTTATGCCCAAACTAGAATGTGTAGTTTCTGGAAAGAAGTCATTACTTCAAATTGTCCCAGTGAATTCCACTTAGTAGCAGTTGACATTTATAGATTGATTTCCCACTGGTTAAAGAATATGAAATGAAGTTAATTCAGCACTGgtatgttccttccttccctgctaaATGCCTGCATCAGTGTTTTTGTCATCTTCAGGGACTCATTCTCTTCGATATCTCTTCATGGGGCATCACATCCTGACTTGGGACTCCCTTCATTTATGACCCTTGGCTATGTGGATGAGCACTTATTTGTATTCTGTGATCATGAGAGCTGAAAGGCAAAATCCTGGGGCCCATGGCTAACGAAGGAAGAAGATGAGTTCTGGGTGAGACTGACTCAAAGCCTGAAGGGATGGGATCATATGTTCATTATCGACCTTTGGACTATAATGGACAATCACAGCCAAGGTCAGGGTAAGTATCTGAAGTGAAGTATTTATCAGTGGCATAACTTGTTATTTCAGTATCCCTGGTACCAATTTGGAGCTATAGTAGGTGGCAGAATAATGCCATTTACATCCCTCGATTAACAGAGTAGTCATAATTATTAGTGACCTTTTTATTGACTTCAAGCTGCTGACACAAGCACAAagagttttttatttgttatttcattgtttttcaaCCATGGCTAACTTTTTATGACCcttttttgaggttttcttggcaaagagagtaGAGTGTATccaaggcctgatttgaactcagaaaatagCCTTCTTAGCTCCTGATCTgccactccatccactgtgccactgtgaggattaaaattaatatataataactcaagtattatatttatatgatttattaaaataaaaaagtagagtAAAACCTGCCTAACTTGACAGAGATctcaaagaagaagaggaagaggatggagccacagaaagttataaacaatCATGTAACCACACAAACgggaggacacaggaaaagggacactgggagatgaaaaagaattatGGGGAATGTTATCCTGGGGTTAAAGATTTTCCTACTATATTCTACCAAAGGACTTCCAAATACTATatatagaatgaatgaatgaatgaatgaatgaatgagcatttattaagtcctatGATGTGCCACATCTTTTctagtgctagggatataaatataaatataaatctgagaaaatccctgtcctcaaggaattctAATAAGGAGAGACAACACATATAGGGGAATGGTAGTCGGGAAGggaagtattatatatatattttttaaacccttaccttccatcatagaataaatatgatgtattggttccaaagcagaacagcaagggctaggaaatgtggTTAAGTGGATTAcctggggtcacagagctaagaagtgtctgagaccagaattgaaaccaggatttcccatctcttgacctggctctcaattcactgagacgCCTAGATGCTCctgataataatattaatttgattACTATTCCCAAAGCAAGATTTGGGAAGAGAATAGTGATTCTATGTCCAAGATGGATAGTTGAATTAAATATGAAGCATGGTCTAGGGCTGGTAAGATATAGTGATTTAAATGAGTTTGTACTCATTCATTTCCAATTAGGACTCCTCAGAAGGGCAGGAGAAGAAAAGATCTTTGGAATTCTGGTCTACAGGTTGCTGTCCCAAATTGGGAAGGGTAGACAAGAATCATAAAACATTAGAATTTTGGAAGAGTTCTTAAAGAGCATATGGTAcaatttataaatgagtaaactgagacctggaaaggtaaaataaaattgtctaggatcacatgagtgaaaacatgagaaagaactgaaaactgtaCCATTTACAGATCAGAGAAATGTGTCCTACTTCCAAGGTATCATAGCCACTCTATATACTTTAAATATGTCAAGGACAGAGtaatctttcctttaaaaaatgttagtaACTGAACAATAAGACTTATTCTTAAAGCCCAGTTTTCTTTGAAAACCTCCATCTTCTAGGCAACCAAGAAaggtaaaacttaaaattaattatGAAATGGAGCAGACAGGAAACAACATAAGGAAATAATATACAGAAAACAACATATGGCTTTTTCATTAACCCTAATAAGGACATAGCCCCCCAAAAAAATTCCAGAATAGGAATGGGGTTCAACTATAAGGTTTTCCCCATTCCCCCTCCTCAGGGCCATCCTTTTCAATTTTGCATAGGAAAAAGAGATTTGGGAATTTGAAAAGTATTGGATTATTTacactaaaaaaaggaaaaaaaaatagaagaggacAAACTAAGTTCCTCTTCCATGATTCTATCCTCTCTCTCAATGAGGTTCTCTAttttaaatgagagaaaatgctGTTTTGATCCTTTATTATTAAggcatttgttttgaattgtttTACATTAGTGATTTTGGtatattaatacttttttttgtcATCAAGCAAAGGAATCGCTTTGCAGTATTGATACCTGGTGTGAATGTAAAGGCTCTCCTTGGAACATGTTATctgtttatatacatgtatatgtatatgcatatatctgaTCTGTGTGTAtagatgcatacat
It includes:
- the LOC100618006 gene encoding uncharacterized protein LOC100618006; its protein translation is MARTKQTARKSTGGKAPRKQLATKAARKSAPATGGVKKPHRYRPGTVALREIRRYQKSTELLVRKLPFQRLVREIAQDFKTDLRFQSSAVMALQEASEAYLVGLFEDTNLCAIHAKRVTIMPKDIQLARRIRGERSIRFPYLFVMARTKQTARKSTGGKAPRKQLATKAARKSAPATGGVKKPHRYRPGTVALREIRRYQKSTELLIRKLPFQRLVREIAQDFKTDLRFQSSAVMALQEASEAYLVGLFEDTNLCAIHAKRVTIMPKDIQLARRIRGERA